From Melanotaenia boesemani isolate fMelBoe1 chromosome 12, fMelBoe1.pri, whole genome shotgun sequence, a single genomic window includes:
- the gpr183a gene encoding G-protein coupled receptor 183-A — MDPDTVPVTLTTSTPNESNDTTCDTLYTHRNYARILMPLFYCIVFFVGLFGNCLALHVIRPNLKKINSTTLYSLNLVVSDILFTLSLPVRIVYYAQGFNWPLGEVMCKISGLIFYINTYAGVNFMTCLSVDRFIAVVLPLRFARLRKVSNVRYICCAVWMLVLAQTLPLLGMPMTNLEPDGYITCMEYPNFEKVDHIATVLIGAVFLGYVIPVLTITVCYTVLCSKLHKTAKTNHLTEKSGRSRKAIGVICCVSLVFFICFTPYHIDLLQYMIRKLVSNPDCSDLTAFQVSLHITVCLMNLNSCLDPFVYFFACKGYKRKVLKLLKMQVSMSFSSAVRTSPEGSSKDFIDGNKIQLNSSFVGTTTERLSERRSHWHE; from the coding sequence ATGGATCCTGACACTGTGCCTGTGACTCTCACCACCTCAACCCCAAATGAGTCTAATGATACCACCTGTGATACCCTATACACACATCGGAATTATGCACGCATCCTCATGCCTCTTTTCTACTGTATTGTGTTTTTCGTGGGGTTGTTTGGTAACTGCCTCGCTCTCCATGTCATCCGTCCCAATCTGAAGAAGATCAACTCCACCACTTTATACTCTCTCAACTTGGTGGTCTCTGATATCCTCTTCACCCTCTCTCTACCAGTGAGGATAGTCTATTATGCTCAGGGCTTCAATTGGCCTCTTGGAGAAGTGATGTGTAAGATCTCAGGCCTCATCTTCTACATCAACACCTATGCAGGAGTTAACTTCATGACCTGCCTCAGCGTGGACCGTTTTATCGCCGTAGTCTTGCCTCTGCGTTTTGCCCGACTCAGGAAAGTCAGCAACGTGCGTTACATTTGTTGTGCTGTCTGGATGCTTGTTCTGGCACAGACTCTGCCTCTCCTTGGAATGCCTATGACCAATTTGGAACCTGATGGCTACATCACTTGTATGGAATACCCCAACTTTGAAAAAGTGGACCATATTGCTACTGTTCTGATTGGTGCTGTATTCCTGGGTTATGTTATCCCTGTACTCACCATCACAGTGTGTTATACTGTCTTATGCTCCAAACTCCACAAGACAGCCAAGACCAACCATTTGACAGAAAAGTCTGGTCGGAGTCGCAAGGCCATTGGTGTGATCTGCTGTGTGTCTCTGgtgttttttatctgtttcaCCCCCTATCACATTGACCTCCTGCAGTACATGATCCGTAAGCTGGTATCGAACCCAGACTGCAGTGATCTAACAGCCTTTCAGGTGTCGTTGCACATCACAGTGTGTCTGATGAACCTCAACTCTTGCTTGGACCCATTTGTCTACTTTTTTGCCTGTAAGGGCTACAAAAGGAAAGTCTTGAAGCTGCTGAAGATGCAGGTCAGCATGTCCTTCTCCAGTGCAGTGAGGACATCACCAGAAGGCTCCTCCAAGGACTTCATTGATGGCAACAAGATCCAACTCAACAGCTCTTTTGTCGGTACAACTACTGAGAGGCTCTCAGAACGGAGATCTCACTGGCATGAATAA